GTGTCAATATATAAACAACTATTGTTAGTCAATTTAATTATATCGTATAAAGAATGGTGGCATAACAACATAAAAAGGGAAACATTACATTACATAGGTGAAGAAGATTTGATTGGTGGACCAAAGCGGGTCAGACGGCATCACACGCTCTCACCGCCTCATTTGTCATTTCATGTCAGCTCTTCTGCTCAAACGATAATGtaatggagaaagaaaaaataaaagactagtTTGCCTAAAAGACAAGTCATTTCTCCTCCGTTAGATCTTCAAGACGTGGCTCGATCTCTGCCCTACTTGttttcctcctctcttctcgGACTCGGAGTTAAGTTTTCAGTCTTTTGACTTGTTTCCAATTTCCCATTCAAAATGTATAAAGCCCATTTGTTTACAGGCTTCAGCATCAATACAAGTAGTTTTAGCATCAATACAATAcaagttgtttcttttttgaaactctCATGTGTATGTAATGTATAGCATGGATGGAGATTTCAaacttaggaaaaaaaaaaagtttactcATTCTActcttaagaaaaaaatgaaccaTATGGATGGATTAACCACTTTCAAAAAGGTGTGTTTTGGTATTTGTCCACTTAGATCTATAGAAATTTggctattaattaaaaaacctaACAATCATAGCATTAATGGACTAGTGTTTTAAGGGTTGTTTCAATGGACAAATTGTAGTGAACAAgttgttgtgatttgtgaacatatcaaaacatattatgGACAAGTTTTGGATGAACAAATCTGAAAACACCCATTTTAGtactatataacaaaaattgaataaaaacagTTTCTTGTAAACAACATAGAAAAGACTACAAAAAGAAATATCGTGGGAATCATTtgtatttttacatatatatatatatatatatatatatgtaaaacatattttggatcatatataaaaagataaattaaaaccatacCACCCCAATTGAGTAACTTTTGTAAATAATAGAAGTTTCGAAAtaatcactaatttttttttttttttttactttggtatACCGTATACATTACTCAAAAGCAGTCTGTTAACTTTGGTTGTGTATATACACCTAACTAAAACTCACAAGTATATTAAAATCGGGATAAGTCAACCATTTGGACATGTcgaatcatttattttcttcctaGTAACACTCCACAAAAgaccagaatttttttttaaaaaaaatagcgTAGATCCCCAGAGCCcatacacaaacacacaaaaaagtcATACTATGAGTCATTAGttacaataaataaaacttttatctcttcatattttttcatgttacaaaaacaaaaaaataagatcaCCGACACACACACCCAACacattactaaaaaaaatatttaaattcaacgaaacaaataattaaattcaatgaaaaaaaaaaaaacaaaagaaaaaacgaagtTGAcgcttttttaatttatttctctttctttctttctttctttcttcactctcaaattggtttgtttgcttttgttcGTTCGAATCCCAATGTAGAATAAgtaaggaagaggaagaagaagaagaagcagtctCTGAAACTTCATCATTAAGATCCGAATCTCgctcttgtttttttctccatctctctctctctctctctctctctctctctctctctctctctctactttgaATGACCTCCCCACGATTTTAGCATCTCTCGATTTCGTTCTGTTTTGTATTCGTCTCTTCCAAATCTCTAAGCTACTGGTGAGTgattcgctttttttttttttcttccgaaTCTTTCTATTCCATTACTTTACTTCGTCTTGTATCTGGAAGCTTTTGTTCGGAACTAGGTTTCTGGAAATTCCTAAATTGATGTTGAGATGCGATTTCGATTtcgatttttgtttgtgtgttgtgttgtgttgtgttgtgcgTGATTTGTGTCGTATCGTAGTTTTCATAATTTGATACTTGTTTGAATTGTTTGAATCAGATCTCCATGATTAGCaactttttttagatttgttaatggcATTGATCAGGATCTTATGTTTGTTTTCGTAGAATCTCTTGGTATTGAAGTAATCACTAAATACACAAAAAGGCAATGAGGGGGAGATCAGATGGAGGGAAGAAAAAGCCAGTGATTGTATTAGTCTGTGTTGCATCGGTAGTACTTGTTTTTGTATATCTCTTCTTCGGCTCCTCTAACCATGGAGCTTCAGCTATTGAGTATGGGAGGAAACTTGGGTtaggtggtgatgatgatgataccaaAAAggatgactcttcttcttctacctcgtTTTATGTAGAAGATGGAAGCAATGATGGTTTCACACCAAGAAGCTTTCCTGTGAGTTGTTAGATAATAATTTAAGCTTGTTCGTTTGATTGATGATTAGACAGTGTggtttaatattgtttttttctttttttcttgcaaaAGGTGTGTGATGACCGGCACTCAGAGCTTATTCCCTGCTTAGACAGGAATCTTATATACCAAATGAGATTGAAGCTTGACTTGTCTTTGATGGAGCACTATGAACGCCACTGCCCTCCTCCTGAAAGACGATTTAACTGCttgattcctcctcctccaggATATAAGGTTGGTCATTTCCTCTGGCTCTGGTGGATAAGATCAGTGTCTTGACTTATTTTGAAGCTAATTTCTTAGTCGAAAAATATGTCTAGATTCCAATCAAGTGGCCGAAAAGCAGAGACGAAGTTTGGAAAGTGAACATTCCTCATACTCACCTTGCGCATGAGAAGTCTGATCAAAACTGGATGGTTGTCAAAGGTGAAAAAATCAATTTCCCTGGTGGAGGCACACATTTTCACTACGGTGCTGATAAGTATATTGCATCAATGGCAAATGTAAGGCAGTTACTATATCTTATGTGCAACAGAGATATGCCTTTCTTCAGTTACTGATACCAATCTTGGAAATTGCAGATGCTTAAATTTCCAAACAATATTTTGAACAATGGGGGAAATCTGAGGACATTTCTTGATGTTGGATGTGGTGTTGCAAGCTTTGGAGGTTATCTTCTTGCATCAGAGATTATGACAATGTCCTTGGCACCTAATGATGTTCATCAGAACCAAATCCAATTTGCTCTTGAGAGAGGCATTCCTGCATACCTCGGTGTCCTAGGAACCAAGAGGCTCCCATACCCAAGCAGATCCTTTGAACTTGCACATTGTTCACGTTGCCGAATTGATTGGCTTCAAAGAGATGGTATTCTTCTTCTCGAGCTAGACAGGGTGCTAAGACCTGGTGGCTATTTTGCATATTCATCTCCAGAAGCATATGCACAAGATGAAGAGGATCTCAGAATTTGGAGAGAAATGAGTGCTCTTGTGGGGCGTATGTGTTGGACCATAGCTGCGAAAAGGAATCAAACTGTAATCTGGCAAAAACCTTTGACAAACGATTGTTATTTGGGAAGAGAACCTGGAACCCAGCCTCCTCTTTGCAATTCTGACAGTGACCCCGATGCTGTTTATGGTGTAAACATGGAATCCTGCATTACTCAATACAGTGACCGTGAGTTtcattcttctcctttcttttcaTTGACAGAGAACACAATTCCGTTTTGTGATATTGCATATCTGAGAACATGAATGCACACTAAATCATTTTCCAACGTTTATATTAGATGACCACAAAGCCAAGGGAAGTGGATTGGCTCCATGGCCAGCTCGATTaacctctcctcctcctcggcTAGCTGATTTTGGATATTCTACTGACATGTTTGAGAAAGATACAGTAAGGCCCACAACCTTTTTTTAGTTATTGCAATCCAAGCTCCAATAATATGTCTATATAGAGGTTGTATAAACCGTAAATATTGCTTGTCCATACAGGAAACTTGGAGGCAGAGAGTAGATACTTATTGGGATCTCTTGAGTCCAAAAATTCAATCAGACACTGTGAGGAACATAATGGACATGAAAGCAAGCATGGGTTCATTTGCTGCTGCTctgaaagaaaaagatgttTGGGTTATGAATGTTGTTCCTGAAAATGGACCAAACACGCTTAAACTTATATATGACCGAGGCCTGATGGGCGCTGTTCATAGCTGGTTAGTATCTCTCTTTAACTTTTCACTTCATTAAAATCCATTAGTAATATATGTTCCTCCGTGATTTATCGTGTGATTATATCGCAGGTGTGAAGCGTTCTCAACTTACCCGAGGACTTACGATTTACTCCACGCTTGGGACATCATATCTGATATAAAGAAGAGAGGTTGCAGTGCAGAGGATTTGTTGTTGGAGATGGACCGTATACTTCGGCCAAGCGGTTTCATACTCATAAGGGACAAACAATTAGTAGTCGACCTTGTGAAGAAATATCTCAAGGCTTTACATTGGGAAGCTGTTGAAACCAAGACAGCCTCAGAATCAGACCAAGACTCAGACAATGTCATACTCATTGTCCagaagaagctgtggttgacAAGTGAGAGCCTCAGAGATTTGGAGTGATGAATAAATGATGATGAGGCCAAAAACTGCCTCcaacatgaaaaaaaagaaaaccacatTCACAACTCACAAGAGATTTCTTTCTTAAGAGAATCTAATCGAAACATACAACGAAGAAAATTCGTTTTATAGCGGCAATTTTAACGTTCTTTTCCTCATAAATCTTTCTTTCGTTTACATAATTCATGTATGTTGTTTCATGTTTGTAAGGTTCGGTAGAGATGACTAAAGTTTCCTATCAAATGAAACTCTTTTTTTGGTGCAATTTATGTATTAAATCATTGACTAATAGATTTATAAACCCATTGATTATTCACTAATCATTGCTTCATTAaccttatccaaaaaaacttggATGATGAGGAATCATCTCTACAAGCTCTTTTAGAAtggagaaagaaataaagaaggaaaCTTAAAAGAAGCGTGATAGCAACAAAAGCATGCGTGTTATTTACTTAGTAGTCCCCATTAGATGAGAACTCAGGAAGTAACTTTACTGTTGTTGGAAGAAATCTTTAGGTTTATGTCCCAAGCAAAATTGAAGATAAGTGATTATTCTATGatacaaaaaggaaataattaagaataattGCATTTGATGATTAGGACATTTTATTGGTCCAAAAGGAAACTAAAAACATGTGAAAGCATTCTACAAATTTTTGTTGTCTCGTGGACACAACAAAGTTGAAGCTGTTGTCCACTTCTCTAAGTTAACTCCCATAATCGATGCTCCCCCACTTTCTTGATTCTCTATGTATTCTATCCAAATAATTGGTTTGAAAATTTATTAGCCTCGGGTGCATGACAATAACatctatatttttacattttatagcTAAAACTCATACATCAATATTCAATAGTTAAACGAAACATATAAAAATCCAATAATCAACgagataaataaaaagatcagAAACTAACCGCGTTGAATCTTTTTCAAAAGACAGACAAGTTGTTTACTCGTTTTATTAGCTAGATGACTTTGTTTggcatttttaaatttaatatacacctaaaatttacaagaaaataacatGGTAAGGAAAATATGTGCTATgaagaaaatttaaaagtacATTAAATATTTTGGGCATAAGATAATACGGAATTTGATTAGTtgtatcatttaatattttatttaatatatctGTATTTGTGGTATTACaatgaataaaatattgaataacaatataaaatccAAATTAGTAGGTGGAGATAAAAATCTATTTAATAACTTGAAAAGAAATGAAGTATAAAAGATGACTACTGACTTCaaacgttaaatatttatatggatacattatccaaaaatatttcaacttatttttatttagtatgATAAACTGATATTTTACAAAGTGATCTAGATGGTCACGTAAGATCCACCAGAACTCATCGACATCTAAACGGCTGCCTAGACTGCATAGATTTAAGCGATTTAAACAAATCTAAGCACTTTTAAGAAGTTTGAAGCAGTTTCAAGCAGTTTTACAATATCGTTGATAAgttattttgtaactaatttatgtgttttagtgtatttttccAATACATATgttcaaatttataaattttatctcTATAGACATGGTTATAAAAATTAACAGTATGTTTTCTatgaataaaatgaatttttctagtttttgtttattgcttaatatttttcattttaaaaaatgagtTTCTATAGTTATAATTGTAAATGCCTGCAACTACCTAAAAATGGATTACCATCCGCTTAACGCTtaacatttttccttttctgttttcttacaTATACCAACTTAATAATTGTCAACACCCCAAAATTTTGAAGTTATACACACGACAATTAGTCATGTAGAAAACATTGACCGTTAAACCatatgacaaaaacaaaaataatggtttctgtttttgttttcgtatTACTATTGTTGGAACCGCTACAATTATACTCGTTACGTAGTGATACATctaagttttatgaatagtacaagacatttaaatttattttgaaaaatatgaatgtGATACATACCTACAAAGTTTGGCAAACACAAATGGTCCCCGACGTTACTATCCCCCACCTCAAAGCTGTTCATATCGCCCTTCAAAGATTGTGAAAATCAAAACCCTTATCttcttaaaactctttaaatgtgttttttttttctaaagataaaggtgtttttttttttttgaattcggATTGTTGTGGCACATAAACAATGCACGAATATTATTCTTAAAAGTTTTGAAGTGTTCGGTAGTTCATTtagcaaaacatattttttttgaggTTTGTAATCCGTAGATGGTATGAACCAAAAATTAAGGAAGCACAGAATGTTGCCTTTAAAAATTTAGAAGGctaaaaagaatatttaaaaaaaaaatagaattcctTATGTCAGATTTTTGTCTTtgaacttttatttatattgttcttGTACTTTCGAGAACATAGATAAATATTTGATTCCTCAAATTGATAGTATTGATACGATTGAAAGTGGTTTTTAACATGAAGGAATAGgaacataatcttttttttttgagacaaAAGCATggaattttgaatttaattttattaaaacaaaattaataaaaaaattacgtATTTTCTAGAAATATTAGTATAAAAATCGATACTtatattaaaatcaataaactgAAATATCTTACAAGACTTGactctatatttttaattttgatgaaataaatcttaattatattttgtattgttaTTAAAAGTAGAGAactagtttttacttttttaccaTCGATAGTAACAATttgcttataaaaaaaattaataataatgtttccTCGCATTAATTTTGGTGTGCCTAGATTATAAAATCTTCCATAGAATGGAACCTTCCAAGTTTATAAAATCTTATGTAACTAATCTTCCTATTTACAGGCTAGTTATTAATCTTCCTAGttaatataatagaatttataaatCTTTCTAGTTTATAAAATCTTCCACTTTTCGATACAGGCTGATTTGGAACTTGGAACACAATGAACTTCATAACCAGTATTTTTACACATTTAGTTTATGACCATACTTTGCATTCCATATGAACTTGATGAACAGTATCAGTTGGGTCACAGTCCAAAGATTTAATTTTCTTCCCATTCATTTCCTGATATTCCATATAAAAGCattattgtatttgattttctatatacataataaaaaaattcctcaaaatactacagtttgttttttcaaaagtaccataaaaattttatttaccaaaaatatcataaacacaaaaaataaatttttattaggTTTGGTGGACAAATTTAGATTCagagtataaatatttaaagattagtttttaatagagaaaatttagttgaattttgtggtatcttttaaaaaatacattttagtgatatttttggggaaaaaactaaaaatggtatttttagaaaaaaatcattttagtaGTATTTATAAGAATTGTCCTATATATTACTTGAGAAG
The Camelina sativa cultivar DH55 chromosome 15, Cs, whole genome shotgun sequence DNA segment above includes these coding regions:
- the LOC104746823 gene encoding probable methyltransferase PMT1, whose amino-acid sequence is MRGRSDGGKKKPVIVLVCVASVVLVFVYLFFGSSNHGASAIEYGRKLGLGGDDDDTKKDDSSSSTSFYVEDGSNDGFTPRSFPVCDDRHSELIPCLDRNLIYQMRLKLDLSLMEHYERHCPPPERRFNCLIPPPPGYKIPIKWPKSRDEVWKVNIPHTHLAHEKSDQNWMVVKGEKINFPGGGTHFHYGADKYIASMANMLKFPNNILNNGGNLRTFLDVGCGVASFGGYLLASEIMTMSLAPNDVHQNQIQFALERGIPAYLGVLGTKRLPYPSRSFELAHCSRCRIDWLQRDGILLLELDRVLRPGGYFAYSSPEAYAQDEEDLRIWREMSALVGRMCWTIAAKRNQTVIWQKPLTNDCYLGREPGTQPPLCNSDSDPDAVYGVNMESCITQYSDHDHKAKGSGLAPWPARLTSPPPRLADFGYSTDMFEKDTETWRQRVDTYWDLLSPKIQSDTVRNIMDMKASMGSFAAALKEKDVWVMNVVPENGPNTLKLIYDRGLMGAVHSWCEAFSTYPRTYDLLHAWDIISDIKKRGCSAEDLLLEMDRILRPSGFILIRDKQLVVDLVKKYLKALHWEAVETKTASESDQDSDNVILIVQKKLWLTSESLRDLE